A region of the Terriglobales bacterium genome:
GCCAGCGCCCAGATGATCAGCTACGAGCTTTCTCTTGGCCTTTCACTGGTAGGCGTGCTGCTGCTGGCTGGATCGCTCAGCCTGCGAAAGATCGTAAACACGCAATCGGGTGGACTTGTTCACTGGTATATTTGGCCGCAGTTGATCGGATTTTTTATTTACCTGGTCTCCGCCTATGCTGAGACCAACCGAATTCCTTTCGACTTGCCGGAAGCGGAAACGGAACTGGTGGCGGGTTATCACACCGAGTACAGCGCTATGAAGTTTGCCATGTTCTTCATGGCGGAATACGCCAACATGTTCACGGTGGCCTGCGTTGCGACGCTGCTATTTTTTGGCGGATGGTCCGAGCCCTGGCCCGGGCTCACACCACAGTCTTTGCCGCCGCTTGTGAAAGCGCTTGCGCCACTGTTCTGGTTTGCATTGAAGGTTTTTGTTTTCATCTTTGTGTATATCTGGGTGCGGGGCACGCTGCCGCGCTTCCGGTATGACCAATTGATGGCATTCGGCTGGAAATTCCTTTTGCCGCTGGCAATTGCGAACATTATCATCACCAGCTTCATTGTTGCTTGGCAGTCTTAAAACCTCGTACCCATGTTGCATCTGATATTGTTTTTCATCTTCGCGGCGGTGTGCATAGCAGCAGCAATCAACCTGCTGGCACAGAGCCATCCCATTAACAGCGCACTTTCGCTGATTGTGGTCATGGGGTCGCTGGCGGTGCTCTACCTGCTGTTGGGCGCCGAGTTTGTGGCCGCCATCCAGATCATCGTTTATGCCGGCGCTGTCATGGTGCTGTTTGTGTTTGTCATCATGCTGCTCAACGCGGGCACAGAAGAGCACAGCGGCAAGAGCTATGTTGCCTGGTTTATCGGCATTCCGAGCGTCATCGCGCTGGCTGCGCTGGTGGTTTACAGCCTCCTGCTTCACCAGGGGCAAACTGGAAACGCTTCTGTCAGTTCGAATTCGATGATCGGCTCCGTGCAGGAGATCGCGAAGCTACTCTTCGGCAAGTTTCTGCTGCCGTTTGAGGTGACATCGGTGCTGATCCTGATCGCCATCATGGGTGCGGTTGTGCTGGCCAAGAGAGGAGACAACTAATCATGGTCCCATTGTCCTATTACCTGGGATTGAGCGCAGTTTTGTTCTGCCTGGGCGTGCTGGGCTTTCTCATCAGGCGCAGCATCATCACCATCTTCATGTCCATCGAGCTGATGCTGAACGCAGTGAACCTGTCGTTTGTTGCCTTCGGCGCCTACTTGCACACGCTGAACGGACAGGTTTTCGTCTTCTTTGTGATGGTGGTGGCTGCAGCCGAGGCCGCCGTCGGCCTCGCCATCATTATCGCCGTCTTCCGCACGCGTGAGACTTTGAACGTTGACCGGGTCAATTTGCTGAAACTATGAACCACAACGAACCGAATTTATATCTGTGGCTTATTCCGCTGCTGCCGCTGGCCGGCGCCGCTATCAATGGACTTTTTGGACGCCGTTTTCCCAAAAAGGTCGTGGCGACGGTTGGATTGGTTTTTGTGGCTGCAGCCTTTCTCCTCTCTGCGTGGGCAAGCTGGCAGCTTACTCATCTGCCGCTGAAGATCCCTCAC
Encoded here:
- the nuoH gene encoding NADH-quinone oxidoreductase subunit NuoH, producing the protein MLTYIVIAAIKSLVLIHVLLGAVAYTVWLERKVVGRIQNRWGPTRVGPFGLLQPIADGVKFILKEDLTPPYVYKPLFILAPFLAVVMALTSIAVIPLGGQLPLGRWSTGLQITSTADGTGDINIALLILLGVTSIAVYGIALAGWSSNNKYSLLGSLRASAQMISYELSLGLSLVGVLLLAGSLSLRKIVNTQSGGLVHWYIWPQLIGFFIYLVSAYAETNRIPFDLPEAETELVAGYHTEYSAMKFAMFFMAEYANMFTVACVATLLFFGGWSEPWPGLTPQSLPPLVKALAPLFWFALKVFVFIFVYIWVRGTLPRFRYDQLMAFGWKFLLPLAIANIIITSFIVAWQS
- a CDS encoding NADH-quinone oxidoreductase subunit J, translating into MLHLILFFIFAAVCIAAAINLLAQSHPINSALSLIVVMGSLAVLYLLLGAEFVAAIQIIVYAGAVMVLFVFVIMLLNAGTEEHSGKSYVAWFIGIPSVIALAALVVYSLLLHQGQTGNASVSSNSMIGSVQEIAKLLFGKFLLPFEVTSVLILIAIMGAVVLAKRGDN
- the nuoK gene encoding NADH-quinone oxidoreductase subunit NuoK, with the translated sequence MVPLSYYLGLSAVLFCLGVLGFLIRRSIITIFMSIELMLNAVNLSFVAFGAYLHTLNGQVFVFFVMVVAAAEAAVGLAIIIAVFRTRETLNVDRVNLLKL